One segment of Anopheles stephensi strain Indian chromosome 3, UCI_ANSTEP_V1.0, whole genome shotgun sequence DNA contains the following:
- the LOC118513409 gene encoding serine/threonine-protein kinase fray2-like: MSNVRQCPFDPLHIISAKSFAIHLVKCKRQHPEIKLVECYFDSSHLVKEEELKQHMRTCSGRNHLLEYKTTIDRTTTGCGADRLDDPAANLIYNTDESNRQKTETGGRSLQDDTECWDDFAYEAYDPLASCKSKMQNSKTFILPNPNKFAGQMKAAAATLAETHQVDVPDAEEASCEEGSLEDNAASSEHAERKYDPPGHEVSRTRHRDVKESPSDYDDAASSSSSRRHRKDRHFEDRSSSRRYEAKDETSYRPESKGSSHRTSDRSRSDSTSSGDRKSHVYDGHYDGYTYRGSYDASRSRRDDRGERYKVETDRGRYDRQGEYHRSSSRSYDSSQLKYEPYQRSHRSYDDRPRHSRDYE, translated from the coding sequence ATGTCCAACGTACGCCAGTGTCCGTTCGATCCTCTACACATAATTTCGGCGAAATCGTTCGCCATACATCTGGTCAAGTGCAAGCGTCAGCATCCGGAAATTAAGCTGGTCGAATGCTACTTCGACTCGTCCCATCTTGTGAAGGAGGAAGAGCTGAAGCAACATATGCGAACATGTTCCGGACGAAATCATTTGCTTGAGTACAAAACTACCATCGATCGAACAACTACTGGCTGTGGTGCGGACAGGCTGGATGATCCAGCCGCGAATCTTATTTACAACACCGATGAATCCAACAGGCAGAAAACCGAGACCGGTGGACGGTCGCTTCAGGACGACACCGAGTGTTGGGATGATTTTGCGTACGAGGCGTACGATCCGCTGGCGAGCTGTAAATCCAAGATGCAGAACAGCAAAACGTTCATCTTGCCCAATCCGAACAAGTTTGCTGGACAGATGAAGGCAGCTGCTGCGACTTTGGCCGAAACGCACCAGGTAGACGTTCCGGATGCCGAAGAGGCTAGTTGCGAGGAAGGAAGTTTGGAGGACAATGCTGCCAGCAGTGAACATGCTGAGCGAAAGTATGATCCGCCTGGCCATGAAGTTTCAAGGACTCGACATCGTGATGTGAAGGAAAGTCCGAGTGACTACGACGACGCTGCGTCTAGTTCGAGCAGCAGAAGACACCGCAAAGACAGACATTTTGAAGACCGCTCCAGTTCCAGACGGTATGAGGCTAAGGATGAAACGAGTTACCGACCCGAATCAAAAGGGAGTTCCCATCGTACCAGTGATCGGTCACGATCAGATAGTACAAGTAGTGGCGATCGAAAGAGCCACGTTTACGATGGACATTACGACGGTTACACCTATCGCGGATCGTATGATGCTTCTCGTAGCCGTAGAGATGACCGTGGGGAGAGGTACAAAGTAGAGACGGATAGAGGACGATACGATCGACAAGGGGAATACCATCGCAGTAGCAGTCGATCTTACGATTCCAGCCAACTTAAGTACGAACCCTACCAAAGATCTCATCGTTCGTACGACGACCGGCCCCGCCATTCGCGTgattatgaatga
- the LOC118513408 gene encoding myotubularin-related protein 14 isoform X1, whose product MNCEILPQDIQSLLEYFAKNMYRAKDCENGNDVMHRCNVLLQQDYSVIEISNTTGELSSHYPSTLLIPEYEYKNLSGNSGNNTQAPPPPTTGGPNNGFASINDFLTRSAQPQAPQQQPPPPPQTQPPPSAPSAGPGQQTIYEATYDGNKLRDLINKARFARCRARFPLPVILYKGKYICRSATLSGGPEIYGRSGLDYLFYSLDSTATSPTLDEEAYEARETSLPEDTFEEPITNSDWQLFDRVRSQDIKLLKTLNVGTIVDFMVEKKKVKFGMNVTSSEKVDKENRYAEFKIISLPYPGCEFFRDYRDNNYSGEGLVFDWSQAHVDANIGVPDDTVTAQLQIDWENYKDWDLVKITQNYLKLLLRYLQDSSSGLLIHCISGWDRTPLFVSLLRLSLWADGAIHQSLSAAQILYFTIAYDWLLFGHNLPDRLNKGEVIFFFCFYALKYIAEDEYSILGQRYKSKHNSSGSSSIGVIRTDSESMLDGILLDGESRGSSVSLNSTCSCLSGRSSSQHDTQTCISVGANGATVGSGQPGSGGGINVTIGGSSIHHHATSGSRPIVAGVHNSHDDSLNASNGNGWLAHSHDSSNSSIGCISNDSTTNLSNHCAWSPQPKRTSPVSVPVASRLRQRQESTSSLSVGSWQMISGTGSLRSTDSATELHHAAAPHNAHHHHHHHHHHQHHQQQQQNPFHHVYSNLYGSNHGPTADTMTATTPNANQHHHHHGPGHGPPSAAPHLHHMQQSQDSSCCTLLDDECFSSSYSHDFYAMRRERLNQVRTLFYNCYYSTIAFKFKSVPDSALGSLLGNFAEKVGLAHRTSV is encoded by the exons ATGAATTGCGAAATACTACCGCAGGACATCCAATCATTATTGGAATACTTCGCCAAGAACATGTACCGCGCGAAGGATTGTGAAAAT GGCAATGACGTTATGCACCGGTGTAACGTACTACTCCAGCAGGACTACAGCGTGATCGAGATCAGCAACACAACCGGTGAACTATCCTCGCACTATCCCAGCACGCTGCTGATACCGGAGTACGAGTACAAAAACCTCTCCGGCAACTCAGGCAACAATACTcaggcaccaccaccaccaacaaccggCGGCCCAAACAATGGTTTCGCCAGCATCAACGACTTTCTCACACGGTCGGCCCAGCCACAAGCGCCTCAACAGcaaccgccaccgccaccacaaACCCAACCACCGCCATCCGCTCCATCCGCCGGCCCTGGACAGCAAACCATCTACGAAGCGACGTACGATGGTAACAAGCTGCGCGATCTTATTAACAAGGCCCGATTCGCACGGTGCCGGGCACGGTTCCCGCTGCCGGTCATACTGTACAAGGGCAAGTACATCTGTCGCTCGGCCACACTGTCCGGGGGGCCAGAGATTTACGGACGGTCCGGGTTGGATTACCTCTTCTACAGCCTAGACTCAACAGCTACCTCACCGACGTTAGATG AGGAAGCGTACGAAGCGCGCGAAACCTCGCTGCCGGAGGATACGTTCGAGGAACCGATCACCAACAGTGACTGGCAGCTGTTCGATCGCGTCCGCAGCCAGGACATTAAGCTGCTCAAAACGCTAAACGTCGGCACGATAGTGGACTTTAtggtggagaagaagaaggtcaaGTTCGGCATGAACGTCACGTCCTCGGAGAAGGTGGACAAGGAAAATCGGTACGCCGAGTTCAAGATCATCTCGCTACCGTACCCAGGTTGCGAGTTTTTCCGCGACTACCGTGACAATAACTATTCCGGCGAGGGGCTCGTCTTCGACTGGTCGCAGGCGCACGTCGACGCGAACATTGGCGTGCCGGACGATACGGTGACGGCCCAGCTGCAGATCGACTGGGAAAACTACAAGGACTGGGATCTGGTGAAGATCACGCAGAACTATCTGAAGCTGTTGCTGCGCTACCTGCAGGACAGCAGCTCGGGGCTGCTGATACACTGCATCAGTGGCTGGGACCGTACGCCACTGTTTGTGTCGCTGTTGCGCCTCTCGCTGTGGGCGGACGGGGCCATCCATCAGTCGCTGAGTGCGGCACAGATCCTTTACTTTACGATCGCGTACGATTGGCTGCTGTTCGGGCACAATCTGCCGGATCGCTTGAACAAGGGTGAGGTgatatttttcttctgcttctacGCCTTAAAGTATATCGCCGAGGATGAGTATAGCATTTTGGGACAACG GTACAAGAGCAAGCACAACAGCAGTGGCAGTAGCAGCATAGGCGTGATACGAACGGACAGCGAATCAATGCTCGACGGTATACTGCTCGATGGGGAAAGCAGAGGCTCGAgcgtttcgctcaactctacgtGCAGCTGCCTGAGCGGACGCAGCTCGTCCCAGCACGACACCCAAACCTGCATCAGTGTCGGTGCGAACGGTGCTACCGTTGGCAGTGGCCAGCCCGGTAGCGGCGGTGGCATTAACGTAACGATCGGCGGTTCCAGCATCCATCATCATGCTACGAGCGGTAGCCGCCCGATTGTGGCCGGTGTTCACAACTCGCACGACGACAGTTTGAATGCGAGCAATGG CAATGGCTGGTTAGCGCATAGTCACGATAGTAGTAATAGCAGTATTGGATGCATATCGAACGATAGTACTACTAATCTCAGTAATCATTGCGCTTGGTCACCGCAACCGAAAAG AACTAGTCCCGTCTCGGTGCCGGTAGCGAGTAGATTAAGACAGCGGCAGGAATCCACGTCTTCGCTGTCCGTCGGAAGTTGGCAGATGATTTCCGGCACCGGTAGCCTTCGCAGTACAGACTCGGCTACGGAACTGCACCATGCAGCTGCACCACACAATgcgcatcaccaccatcatcatcatcaccaccaccagcaccatcagcaacaacagcagaaccCGTTTCACCATGTATATAGTAATCTGTACGGAAGTAATCATGGACCAACTGCCGATACGATGACCGCAACGACGCCCAACGCTaatcagcaccaccaccatcacggtCCGGGGCATGGTCCGCCTTCGGCTGCGCCTCACTTGCACCACATGCAGCAATCCCAAGACTCTAGCTGCTGTACGCTGCTGGACGATGAATGTTTCAGCTCGTCTTACAGCCACGACTTTTACGCGAT GCGTCGTGAACGATTGAATCAAGTGCGGACACTATTCTACAACTGCTACTACTCGACAATcgcattcaaattcaaatcggTCCCGGACTCGGCGCTCGGCAGTTTGCTAGGAAACTTTGCGGAAAAGGTCGGCCTTGCCCACCGGACATCGGTTTAG
- the LOC118513410 gene encoding uncharacterized protein LOC118513410: MSLGPFFRSPFTDLTASMVNFQQYHKCGELEMATIDCLEAYGTVRGATKCADLLSDFQECAFMAKQIARFRAMRMERHRQGWNGERKGDEYYAPPPRVDAY; this comes from the exons ATGTCTCTGGGACCGTTCTTCCGCTCGCCATTTACCGATCTGACCGCTTCGATGGTCAATTTCCAGCAGTACCACAAGTGTGGCGAGCTGGAGATGGCGACGATCGACTGCCTGGAAGCGTACGGTACCGTGCGTGGTGCGACTAAGTGTGCCGATCTGCTGTCCGACTTCCAGGAGTGTGCGTTCATGGCGAAACAGATTGCACGGTTCCGG GCCATGCGAATGGAGAGACATCGTCAGGGATGGAACGGGGAACGCAAGGGTGACGAATATTACGCACCACCGCCACGTGTCGATGCCTACTAG
- the LOC118513408 gene encoding myotubularin-related protein 14 isoform X2, which translates to MNCEILPQDIQSLLEYFAKNMYRAKDCENGNDVMHRCNVLLQQDYSVIEISNTTGELSSHYPSTLLIPEYEYKNLSGNSGNNTQAPPPPTTGGPNNGFASINDFLTRSAQPQAPQQQPPPPPQTQPPPSAPSAGPGQQTIYEATYDGNKLRDLINKARFARCRARFPLPVILYKGKYICRSATLSGGPEIYGRSGLDYLFYSLDSTATSPTLDEEAYEARETSLPEDTFEEPITNSDWQLFDRVRSQDIKLLKTLNVGTIVDFMVEKKKVKFGMNVTSSEKVDKENRYAEFKIISLPYPGCEFFRDYRDNNYSGEGLVFDWSQAHVDANIGVPDDTVTAQLQIDWENYKDWDLVKITQNYLKLLLRYLQDSSSGLLIHCISGWDRTPLFVSLLRLSLWADGAIHQSLSAAQILYFTIAYDWLLFGHNLPDRLNKGEVIFFFCFYALKYIAEDEYSILGQRYKSKHNSSGSSSIGVIRTDSESMLDGILLDGESRGSSVSLNSTCSCLSGRSSSQHDTQTCISVGANGATVGSGQPGSGGGINVTIGGSSIHHHATSGSRPIVAGVHNSHDDSLNASNGTSPVSVPVASRLRQRQESTSSLSVGSWQMISGTGSLRSTDSATELHHAAAPHNAHHHHHHHHHHQHHQQQQQNPFHHVYSNLYGSNHGPTADTMTATTPNANQHHHHHGPGHGPPSAAPHLHHMQQSQDSSCCTLLDDECFSSSYSHDFYAMRRERLNQVRTLFYNCYYSTIAFKFKSVPDSALGSLLGNFAEKVGLAHRTSV; encoded by the exons ATGAATTGCGAAATACTACCGCAGGACATCCAATCATTATTGGAATACTTCGCCAAGAACATGTACCGCGCGAAGGATTGTGAAAAT GGCAATGACGTTATGCACCGGTGTAACGTACTACTCCAGCAGGACTACAGCGTGATCGAGATCAGCAACACAACCGGTGAACTATCCTCGCACTATCCCAGCACGCTGCTGATACCGGAGTACGAGTACAAAAACCTCTCCGGCAACTCAGGCAACAATACTcaggcaccaccaccaccaacaaccggCGGCCCAAACAATGGTTTCGCCAGCATCAACGACTTTCTCACACGGTCGGCCCAGCCACAAGCGCCTCAACAGcaaccgccaccgccaccacaaACCCAACCACCGCCATCCGCTCCATCCGCCGGCCCTGGACAGCAAACCATCTACGAAGCGACGTACGATGGTAACAAGCTGCGCGATCTTATTAACAAGGCCCGATTCGCACGGTGCCGGGCACGGTTCCCGCTGCCGGTCATACTGTACAAGGGCAAGTACATCTGTCGCTCGGCCACACTGTCCGGGGGGCCAGAGATTTACGGACGGTCCGGGTTGGATTACCTCTTCTACAGCCTAGACTCAACAGCTACCTCACCGACGTTAGATG AGGAAGCGTACGAAGCGCGCGAAACCTCGCTGCCGGAGGATACGTTCGAGGAACCGATCACCAACAGTGACTGGCAGCTGTTCGATCGCGTCCGCAGCCAGGACATTAAGCTGCTCAAAACGCTAAACGTCGGCACGATAGTGGACTTTAtggtggagaagaagaaggtcaaGTTCGGCATGAACGTCACGTCCTCGGAGAAGGTGGACAAGGAAAATCGGTACGCCGAGTTCAAGATCATCTCGCTACCGTACCCAGGTTGCGAGTTTTTCCGCGACTACCGTGACAATAACTATTCCGGCGAGGGGCTCGTCTTCGACTGGTCGCAGGCGCACGTCGACGCGAACATTGGCGTGCCGGACGATACGGTGACGGCCCAGCTGCAGATCGACTGGGAAAACTACAAGGACTGGGATCTGGTGAAGATCACGCAGAACTATCTGAAGCTGTTGCTGCGCTACCTGCAGGACAGCAGCTCGGGGCTGCTGATACACTGCATCAGTGGCTGGGACCGTACGCCACTGTTTGTGTCGCTGTTGCGCCTCTCGCTGTGGGCGGACGGGGCCATCCATCAGTCGCTGAGTGCGGCACAGATCCTTTACTTTACGATCGCGTACGATTGGCTGCTGTTCGGGCACAATCTGCCGGATCGCTTGAACAAGGGTGAGGTgatatttttcttctgcttctacGCCTTAAAGTATATCGCCGAGGATGAGTATAGCATTTTGGGACAACG GTACAAGAGCAAGCACAACAGCAGTGGCAGTAGCAGCATAGGCGTGATACGAACGGACAGCGAATCAATGCTCGACGGTATACTGCTCGATGGGGAAAGCAGAGGCTCGAgcgtttcgctcaactctacgtGCAGCTGCCTGAGCGGACGCAGCTCGTCCCAGCACGACACCCAAACCTGCATCAGTGTCGGTGCGAACGGTGCTACCGTTGGCAGTGGCCAGCCCGGTAGCGGCGGTGGCATTAACGTAACGATCGGCGGTTCCAGCATCCATCATCATGCTACGAGCGGTAGCCGCCCGATTGTGGCCGGTGTTCACAACTCGCACGACGACAGTTTGAATGCGAGCAATGG AACTAGTCCCGTCTCGGTGCCGGTAGCGAGTAGATTAAGACAGCGGCAGGAATCCACGTCTTCGCTGTCCGTCGGAAGTTGGCAGATGATTTCCGGCACCGGTAGCCTTCGCAGTACAGACTCGGCTACGGAACTGCACCATGCAGCTGCACCACACAATgcgcatcaccaccatcatcatcatcaccaccaccagcaccatcagcaacaacagcagaaccCGTTTCACCATGTATATAGTAATCTGTACGGAAGTAATCATGGACCAACTGCCGATACGATGACCGCAACGACGCCCAACGCTaatcagcaccaccaccatcacggtCCGGGGCATGGTCCGCCTTCGGCTGCGCCTCACTTGCACCACATGCAGCAATCCCAAGACTCTAGCTGCTGTACGCTGCTGGACGATGAATGTTTCAGCTCGTCTTACAGCCACGACTTTTACGCGAT GCGTCGTGAACGATTGAATCAAGTGCGGACACTATTCTACAACTGCTACTACTCGACAATcgcattcaaattcaaatcggTCCCGGACTCGGCGCTCGGCAGTTTGCTAGGAAACTTTGCGGAAAAGGTCGGCCTTGCCCACCGGACATCGGTTTAG